One Numida meleagris isolate 19003 breed g44 Domestic line unplaced genomic scaffold, NumMel1.0 unplaced_Scaffold386, whole genome shotgun sequence genomic window carries:
- the LOC110391503 gene encoding arachidonate 15-lipoxygenase B-like yields the protein MGFLGYGICGLWDFWDLWGERDFGALPPPAEYVVRHWQDDAFFGAQFLSGVNPVLLRRCSRLPHNLALTPHMVAASVGPGTSLQKEMEEGRVFVADYALLWDLPVGQIGGEAQHVAAPLCLLWVSPTAQLLPIAIQVLPHNLPAP from the exons ATGGGATTTCTGGGCTATGGGATTTGTGGCTTATGGGATTtctgggatctatggggtgaACGGGATTTCGGGGCGCTCCCCCCCCCCGCAGAGTACGTGGTGCGGCACTGGCAGGACGACGCGTTTTTCGGGGCGCAGTTCCTGAGCGGGGTGAACCCCGTCCTCCTGCGCCGCTGCTCCCGCCTGCCCCACAACTTGGCCCTCACCCCACACATGGTGGCCGCCTCCGTGGGGCCCGGCACCTCCCTGCAGAAAGAGATGGAG GAGGGCCGTGTTTTCGTGGCTGACTACGCGCTGCTGTGGGATCTCCCCGTGGGGCAGATCGGGGGCGAAGCCCAGCACGTGGCAGCGCCGCTCTGCCTGCTGTGGGTCAGCCCCACGGCGCAGCTGCTGCCCATCGCCATCCAGGTGCTGCCCCACAACCTCCCTGCCCCATAA